The Mastomys coucha isolate ucsf_1 unplaced genomic scaffold, UCSF_Mcou_1 pScaffold14, whole genome shotgun sequence genome window below encodes:
- the Fzd7 gene encoding frizzled-7: MRGPGTAASHSPLGLCALVLALLGALPTDTRAQPYHGEKGISVPDHGFCQPISIPLCTDIAYNQTILPNLLGHTNQEDAGLEVHQFYPLVKVQCSPELRFFLCSMYAPVCTVLDQAIPPCRSLCERARQGCEALMNKFGFQWPERLRCENFPVHGAGEICVGQNTSDGSGGAGGSPTAYPTAPYLPDPPFTAMSPSDGRGRWSFPFSCPRQLKVPPYLGYRFLGERDCGAPCEPGRANGLMYFKEEERRFARLWVGVWSVLCCASTLFTVLTYLVDMRRFSYPERPIIFLSGCYFMVAVAHVAGFLLEDRAVCVERFSEDGYRTVAQGTKKEGCTILFMVLYFFGMASSIWWVILSLTWFLAAGMKWGHEAIEANSQYFHLAAWAVPAVKTITILAMGQVDGDLLSGVCYVGLSSVDALRGFVLAPLFVYLFIGTSFLLAGFVSLFRIRTIMKHDGTKTEKLEKLMVRIGVFSVLYTVPATIVLACYFYEQAFREHWERTWLLQTCKSYAVPCPPGHFSPMSPDFTVFMIKYLMTMIVGITTGFWIWSGKTLQSWRRFYHRLSHSSKGETAV; this comes from the coding sequence ATGCGGGGCCCCGGCACGGCGGCGTCGCACTCGCCCCTGGGCCTCTGCGCCCTGGTGCTCGCTCTCCTGGGCGCGCTGCCCACGGACACCCGGGCTCAGCCGTACCACGGCGAGAAAGGCATCTCGGTACCGGACCACGGTTTCTGCCAGCCCATCTCCATCCCGTTGTGCACGGATATCGCCTACAACCAGACCATCCTGCCCAACCTGCTGGGCCACACGAACCAAGAGGACGCGGGCCTCGAGGTGCACCAGTTCTACCCGCTGGTAAAGGTGCAGTGTTCTCCGGAGCTGCGCTTCTTCTTGTGCTCTATGTACGCACCCGTGTGCACCGTGCTCGACCAGGCCATTCCTCCGTGCCGCTCCTTGTGCGAGCGCGCCCGGCAGGGCTGCGAGGCGCTCATGAACAAGTTCGGCTTCCAGTGGCCCGAGCGGCTGCGCTGCGAGAACTTCCCGGTGCACGGCGCCGGCGAGATATGCGTGGGGCAGAACACGTCCGACGGCTCCGGGGGCGCCGGCGGCAGTCCCACCGCCTACCCTACGGCTCCCTACCTGCCAGACCCACCTTTCACTGCGATGTCCCCCTCAGATGGCAGAGGCCGCTGGTCTTTCCCCTTCTCGTGCCCGCGCCAGCTCAAGGTGCCCCCCTACCTGGGCTATCGCTTCCTCGGTGAGCGTGACTGCGGTGCCCCGTGTGAGCCGGGCCGTGCTAACGGCCTCATGTACTTTAAAGAAGAGGAGAGACGTTTCGCCCGTCTCTGGGTAGGTGTGTGGTcagtgctgtgctgtgcctcGACGCTCTTCACCGTGCTCACCTACCTAGTGGACATGCGTCGCTTCAGCTATCCAGAGCGACCCATCATCTTCCTGTCGGGTTGCTACTTCATGGTGGCGGTGGCGCACGTGGCGGGCTTCCTGTTAGAGGACCGTGCCGTGTGCGTGGAGCGCTTCTCGGAGGATGGCTACCGCACGGTGGCGCAGGGCACCAAGAAGGAGGGCTGCACCATCCTCTTCATGGTGCTTTACTTCTTCGGCATGGCCAGCTCCATCTGGTGGGTCATTCTGTCCCTCACTTGGTTCCTGGCCGCTGGCATGAAGTGGGGCCACGAGGCCATCGAGGCCAACTCGCAGTACTTTCATCTGGCCGCCTGGGCTGTGCCAGCGGTCAAGACAATCACCATCTTGGCCATGGGCCAGGTGGATGGGGACCTACTCAGTGGAGTGTGCTACGTGGGCCTGTCTAGTGTGGATGCACTGCGGGGCTTCGTGCTGGCGCCCTTGTTCGTCTACCTCTTCATCGGTACGTCCTTCCTGTTGGCCGGCTTTGTGTCTCTCTTTCGCATCCGCACCATCATGAAGCACGACGGCACCAAGACGGAGAAGCTGGAGAAGCTCATGGTGCGCATCGGCGTCTTCAGCGTGCTCTACACCGTGCCGGCCACCATCGTGCTTGCCTGCTACTTTTACGAGCAGGCCTTCCGCGAGCACTGGGAACGCACCTGGCTCCTGCAGACCTGCAAGAGCTACGCTGTGCCCTGCCCTCCGGGCCACTTCTCGCCCATGAGCCCCGACTTTACAGTCTTCATGATCAAGTACCTGATGACCATGATCGTGGGCATCACTACCGGCTTCTGGATCTGGTCGGGCAAGACCCTGCAGTCATGGCGTCGCTTCTACCACAGACTCAGCCACAGCAGCAAGGGGGAGACTGCGGTATGA